The Microcystis aeruginosa NIES-843 sequence AATCGATCGCCTCTATCAAGGTTTTGGTTCCCACGTTGTCACTCTTAATGCAGAAATGGCAATGTTAGGGGAAAATGATGCCAAAGTAGCCCAAGTTATTCGGGAAGCAGATTTAGTTATTCCCGACGGCGCGGGGATTGTTATTTACTTAAAATTAAGGGGTAAAAAACAAACCCGCTGCCCCGGTATTGAATTATCAGAATCCTTAATTACTGAGTTAGGAATGCAGGGAGAGAGTTTTCCTATTGCTTTTTTTGGTGGTCAACCGGGGATTACGGAAAAAGCGGCAAGTAATTGGCAAAAAAAGATACCTAATATCCGTATTCTGTCTAACCACGGTTATCTATCCTCCCAGGAAATGTCCGATTGGATCGAGGTGTTAAAAGATCAACAACCGCGGTTAATTTTAGTTGGTTTGGGAGTACCCCGACAAGAATATTGGATTAGGGAACATCGATATCTCTGTCCCCAAGCTATCTGGGTAGGTGTGGGGGGCAGTTTTGATATCTGGTCCGGGACAAAAATCCGCGCCCCTCGCTTTTTCTGTGACAATAATTTAGAGTGGTTGTATCGACTCTATCAGGAACCTTGGCGCTGGAAAAGAATGTTAGCTTTACCTAAATTTTTCTGGCGCTCTCTTTTTTATTCCTAGTAATAGTTATTATAAATTCTTTTCGATAAAGGCAATCACTCGATCTAATCCTTCCCGTGTTTTTAAGTTGGTGAAGATAAAGGGTTTATCCCCGCGCATCTTTTTGGCATCTCTATCCATCACTCCTAAATCTGCCCCCACCATCGGGGCTAAATCTATTTTATTGATTACCAATAAATCCGATTTTGTGATACCCGGTCCCCCCTTGCGAGGGATTTTATCTCCGGCTGCCACGTCAATCACATAGATGGTTAAATCTACTAATTCGGGGCTAAAGGTTGCCGCTAAGTTGTCACCACCACTTTCCAGAAAAATTAGCTTTAAGTTAGCAAATTTTCTCTCTAACTGTTCAATGGCAACTAAGTTAATTGAGGCATCCTCGCGAATAGCTGTATGGGGACATCCTCCCGTTTCTACTCCTAAAATTCTTTCCGGAGCTAAAGCTTGCGATCGCACTAAAAATTGGGCATCTTCTTGAGTATAAATGTCATTGGTGACTACGGCGATCGGATATTGATCCCGCAAATTTTTACACAGGGCATCGAGCAGGGCTGTTTTTCCTGAACCCACCGGACCGGCAATTCCCACGCGCAAGCAAGACATAGTTTTTTCGGGAAAAAGTGAAAAGGAAAGGGTTAAAAATTTTGGGGCTATCCGATAGAAAAAAGAGGGGTTCGCAGGGCGACACGGATTCCCATTATAATAAAAGGTTAACGCAAATCTGAGAATTTGTCAAGCCTTTTTGTCAATAAATTTGGGGAAATCATCGACAAAAAGATCACCAAAAGTCAGTGATTTGGTAGCCAAAATCCGTTAACATCTGCCTAAATAGGGGCAAACTTAAACCGATAACATTACTGTGACATCCCTCTAATCTTTCCACGAATAGACCCCCCTTTCCTTCTAGGGCAAAACAGCCGGCACATTTGAGGGGTTCTTCGGTGTCAACGTAGGCAATAATTGTTTCATCGCTGATATTGGCAAAGTGAACTTTAGTGATCCCACAACGAGTCAAAGTTTGATTATTAACTCGATCGATTAAAGCATGACCTGTATAGAGTGTACCCACCTGACCGCGCATTTTTTGCCAACGCTCGATCGCTTCTGATTTATCCTTGGGTTTGCCATAGACTTCCCCCGCTACTTCTAAGACGGAATCGCAACCAAGAATCAATCCTGTATCAAATTTAGGGGCGATCGTTTGCGCTTTACATTGGGCTAAAGTTTGGACAAGATGGAGAGTATCATCAGCATTAATTGTCGATTCATCAAAGTTACTCACCCGCACAATCGGATCGATTCCCACCATTTGTAATAGTTTTTTGCGCGCAGGAGAAGCGGAAGCAAGAATCAAGGGAATGGACATAGTTTTTTCAGTAAAAAGAGATAGGAGATAGAAGACAGGAGATAGGAGACAGGAGACAGGAGACAGGAGACAGGAGTAACTGATAAATGAAAAATCTCCCCAACCTGTAAAACCTAACAATGCTATGGCAAAACCTGCTAGGAATTGGCAGGATTTTCGGGGGGAAAATAACGATCTAAAATCTCAACCATGCGCGATTGTCTTTCTTCCTTGTCAAATCGATTGTAAAAATCTGACTGAACCTCATAAAAATCCGACATCGATCGAGTTAATTGTCCTAGCAGTTGATAAAGTCCCCGTCTGTCTTTTTCCCATTCTTTTTTAGACTCAGCAAGACTATTAGTTAACGCTTCGATCGATTTGGCGTTAGAATTAGCGATCACTCTAGTTTCTTTTAATCCCTGATTGGTTTCCTGTAATCCTAATTTAATCTCCTGTAATCCTAATCTAATCTCCTGTAGTCCTGATTTAATCTCCCGTAGTTCTGTTAGGGTATTTTCAGCAAG is a genomic window containing:
- the ureG gene encoding urease accessory protein UreG encodes the protein MSCLRVGIAGPVGSGKTALLDALCKNLRDQYPIAVVTNDIYTQEDAQFLVRSQALAPERILGVETGGCPHTAIREDASINLVAIEQLERKFANLKLIFLESGGDNLAATFSPELVDLTIYVIDVAAGDKIPRKGGPGITKSDLLVINKIDLAPMVGADLGVMDRDAKKMRGDKPFIFTNLKTREGLDRVIAFIEKNL
- a CDS encoding Maf family protein is translated as MSIPLILASASPARKKLLQMVGIDPIVRVSNFDESTINADDTLHLVQTLAQCKAQTIAPKFDTGLILGCDSVLEVAGEVYGKPKDKSEAIERWQKMRGQVGTLYTGHALIDRVNNQTLTRCGITKVHFANISDETIIAYVDTEEPLKCAGCFALEGKGGLFVERLEGCHSNVIGLSLPLFRQMLTDFGYQITDFW
- a CDS encoding WecB/TagA/CpsF family glycosyltransferase, with product MLETPPKYSVLGLPVHLLDNYSRWLIDRLYQGFGSHVVTLNAEMAMLGENDAKVAQVIREADLVIPDGAGIVIYLKLRGKKQTRCPGIELSESLITELGMQGESFPIAFFGGQPGITEKAASNWQKKIPNIRILSNHGYLSSQEMSDWIEVLKDQQPRLILVGLGVPRQEYWIREHRYLCPQAIWVGVGGSFDIWSGTKIRAPRFFCDNNLEWLYRLYQEPWRWKRMLALPKFFWRSLFYS